The genomic segment CCTCGTCCGGCTCCGAAACCGGCGGTTCCTGCGCCGCAGTACCGCACACCCGCGGGGCCACGCCCCCCAGCACAACGACCTTCGCGCCCGGCACGACCTGCGGCGCCGATGCTGGCCTCGGCACGGCGGGTCTGGCCCACCCTCGTGGTGCTGGCCGTCATCGCGATCCTGGCCACCGTGGCCTGCGTGGTGATCTACCAGGCCTTCCACAGCCACTGACCCCACCGGGGCGCAAGGAAACCGTGCTGCCGCGAGAGGGGTCTCTGGGCGGCTCTATGACCACCGAATCCTGGTGGAAGGAACGTGGCGGGAGAGGCCCTGGACATGCGTCAGGCCAGGGTCCGGGTCTACCCCCGGCAGCACCTGGCCTGGCGACTCGCCCACCACCCACGGTGGCGAACTGATGCACTGCCCTGCGGCAAAGAAAAACCCCGGGTGCATGCCGTAGCAGAGGCTTACCCGGGGAGTACCAGACCAAAGTATCCCTTCCGTGCCGTATCACCAAGTCGCCCCACCGCCGTCGCTGTCGGGCCTGCTGTCGGTCGAGCGCATGGGCACCTTCGAGCGACTCGCCCGTCAACAGAGCGCCACGGCCCTGGAGCTCTACGTGCTCGATGTCGAGCTGTCCTCGGCGTTCATGGCTGATCTGGCGTTGGCGGAGGTGATCCTGCGTAACGCCATGAACGACCAGCTCAGCGCGTATTTCGGCGCGCGCTGGTACCGGCTGGACCATCTGTTCGACAAACGGTCCCGGGCCGCGATCAAACGCGCGTGGAGAGACGGCAAATGCGCCGACGACGCCCCGCCCGGCAAACTGATCGCCCAGCTCACGCTCGGATTCTGGGTCAACCTGCTCGACTCCGGCGGCCGAGCCGACCAGCCCCCGCACGACCGCAAGTGCTCCTACGACAACCTGCTGTGGCGGCCCTGCCTGCGACTGGCCTTCCCCCACGGCACCGGCAAGCGCAGCGACCAGCACACCCTCGCCAAACGTGTCCACACCCTGCGCAACCGGGTCACCCACCACGAACCCGTGATCGGCGGCATCCCCATCCCCGGCACCCGGCGCCGCCGAACCCTGCCCGACGCCCACCACGACATCCTGACCTTGATGGGCACAATCGATCCGGGCTTGGCCGACTGGATGCACCGCCACAGCCGAGTCCCCGCGCTGCTCGCCGCCACCAGCGAGCCCGCCCAAGGCCTGCCGTAAACACGCGGCGGATGCGGACACCGTCCGCAGCATCGGCGGCATGCACGTGTTCTAGGGATTGGGGCCCGGCAACCACGTTGTCGGTCGCAGTGCCTCGATCTCCTGGCGGGTCTGCTCGTCCAGGTCGTTGACGTCGGGCACGCCGATCGAGCGCCCGTGCTGCT from the Saccharomonospora azurea NA-128 genome contains:
- a CDS encoding Abi family protein, with protein sequence MPYHQVAPPPSLSGLLSVERMGTFERLARQQSATALELYVLDVELSSAFMADLALAEVILRNAMNDQLSAYFGARWYRLDHLFDKRSRAAIKRAWRDGKCADDAPPGKLIAQLTLGFWVNLLDSGGRADQPPHDRKCSYDNLLWRPCLRLAFPHGTGKRSDQHTLAKRVHTLRNRVTHHEPVIGGIPIPGTRRRRTLPDAHHDILTLMGTIDPGLADWMHRHSRVPALLAATSEPAQGLP